The Lysobacter panacisoli genome includes a window with the following:
- a CDS encoding CHASE domain-containing protein, giving the protein MSSDAARDVRGPELAELSPRRGYLLALIVLVGSLVLVFSAWRAARERELRAAEAEFIAKTAEITELLRQGMTRYELVARGGASMFASVTRPRPTPMQWQGYVDGMDIQRRFPGMVGLGFAEFVSAMRLPELQVEWRQAGHGMLEVWPRGQRRDYSPILLLEPKTPANVGAIGFDMYSEPVRRVAMDQAVASGNATLSGPVHLIQDGPLRNTGLLLYLPVYRGGGRPGTVTTRRTEIQGWVYAPLRMEGFVRNAMGAVRSDTAFRIYDVAGSESRLLFASYTPAERPPPAFRHATTFELYGRRWRAEFESPPLAVAAPRLQGLQNLLALGLFSSLLLYAIAWMLARTEAQAYRIAVRMTEDFRRSEQRFRSAMRYSAIGKALLDSEGHIVEANPALSTIVGLTPEALAGMRFDALFESDEPEMIAHARGTTDALGVHRATRRLHREGGEPRQAQLTYAPVPGNVGQDIAGLVQVEDVTERLRAEARVHALNRTLEARVALRTRELSQANQELEAFAYSVSHDLRAPLRAIDGFSRILLERHCAGMDDTGRSYLVRVRRAAGRMGELIDALLKMSRVSRGELRLERVDLSRMATEVVEELKVGDPKRQVDVRIESDLFVIGDAALLRNLLGNLLGNAWKFTRDRLDACIEFGMAMGEFGPEYFVRDNGAGFSQDYVDKLFRPFQRLHHNEDFAGHGIGLASVKRIVERHGGSIRAEGEVGRGATFWFTLPREKLVE; this is encoded by the coding sequence ATGAGTTCCGATGCCGCCAGGGATGTCCGCGGGCCCGAACTGGCCGAGCTGTCGCCGCGCCGTGGCTACCTGCTTGCGCTGATCGTCCTGGTGGGATCGCTGGTGCTGGTGTTCTCGGCCTGGCGGGCGGCGCGCGAGCGCGAGCTGCGCGCGGCGGAGGCGGAGTTCATTGCCAAGACGGCCGAGATCACCGAGCTGCTGCGCCAGGGCATGACCCGCTATGAGCTGGTCGCGCGGGGCGGGGCGTCGATGTTCGCCTCGGTCACGCGCCCACGGCCGACGCCGATGCAGTGGCAGGGCTACGTGGACGGCATGGACATCCAGCGCCGATTCCCGGGCATGGTCGGTCTGGGGTTCGCCGAGTTCGTCTCGGCGATGCGCCTGCCCGAGCTGCAGGTGGAATGGCGCCAGGCCGGACACGGCATGCTCGAGGTGTGGCCGCGCGGGCAACGGCGCGACTACAGCCCGATCCTGCTGCTGGAGCCCAAGACGCCGGCCAATGTCGGCGCGATCGGTTTCGACATGTACTCCGAGCCGGTGCGGCGCGTGGCGATGGATCAGGCCGTAGCGTCCGGCAATGCCACGCTGTCCGGTCCCGTGCATCTGATCCAGGATGGGCCGCTGCGCAATACCGGCCTGCTGTTGTACCTGCCGGTGTACCGCGGCGGCGGACGGCCCGGCACGGTCACCACGCGGCGCACGGAGATCCAGGGCTGGGTCTATGCACCGCTGCGCATGGAGGGTTTCGTGCGCAACGCGATGGGCGCGGTGCGCAGCGACACCGCGTTCCGCATCTATGACGTCGCGGGCAGCGAGTCGCGCCTGCTGTTCGCCAGTTACACGCCCGCCGAACGCCCGCCGCCCGCGTTCCGGCATGCCACCACCTTTGAGTTGTACGGACGCCGCTGGCGCGCCGAGTTCGAATCACCGCCGCTCGCGGTCGCCGCACCGCGGCTGCAGGGGCTGCAGAACCTGCTCGCACTCGGCCTGTTTTCGTCGCTGCTGCTGTATGCGATCGCGTGGATGCTGGCGCGCACCGAAGCGCAGGCCTACCGCATCGCGGTGCGCATGACCGAGGATTTCCGCCGGAGCGAGCAGCGTTTCCGCTCGGCGATGCGCTATTCGGCCATAGGCAAGGCGCTGCTCGACAGCGAGGGCCATATCGTCGAGGCCAATCCCGCGTTGTCGACCATCGTCGGCCTCACACCCGAAGCACTGGCCGGGATGCGCTTCGACGCACTGTTCGAGAGCGATGAGCCGGAAATGATCGCGCATGCGCGAGGCACCACGGACGCGCTCGGCGTGCATCGCGCGACGCGGCGCCTGCATCGCGAAGGCGGCGAACCACGCCAGGCGCAGCTGACCTATGCGCCCGTGCCGGGCAACGTGGGACAGGACATCGCCGGCCTGGTGCAGGTGGAGGACGTCACCGAACGCCTGCGCGCCGAGGCCCGCGTGCACGCGCTCAACCGCACGCTGGAAGCGCGCGTGGCACTGCGCACGCGCGAGCTGAGCCAGGCCAACCAGGAGCTGGAGGCCTTCGCCTACAGCGTCTCGCACGACCTGCGCGCGCCGCTGCGTGCGATCGATGGATTCAGCCGGATCCTGCTCGAACGCCATTGCGCCGGCATGGACGACACCGGTCGTTCCTACCTCGTGCGCGTGCGCCGCGCCGCGGGACGCATGGGCGAGTTGATCGATGCGCTGCTGAAGATGTCGCGGGTGAGCCGCGGCGAACTGCGGCTGGAACGCGTCGACCTGAGCCGCATGGCGACGGAAGTGGTGGAAGAACTGAAGGTAGGCGATCCCAAGCGCCAGGTCGACGTGCGGATCGAGTCGGACCTGTTCGTGATCGGCGACGCGGCGCTGCTGCGCAACCTGCTCGGCAACCTGCTGGGTAATGCGTGGAAATTCACCCGCGACCGGCTCGATGCGTGCATCGAGTTCGGCATGGCGATGGGCGAGTTCGGGCCGGAGTACTTCGTGCGCGACAACGGCGCGGGCTTCTCGCAGGACTACGTTGACAAGCTGTTCCGGCCGTTCCAGCGCCTGCATCACAACGAGGATTTCGCCGGCCACGGCATCGGCCTGGCCTCGGTGAAGCGCATCGTCGAGCGCCACGGCGGCAGCATCCGCGCCGAAGGCGAAGTGGGGCGGGGCGCGACGTTCTGGTTCACCCTGCCGCGCGAGAAGCTGGTGGAGTGA
- a CDS encoding GIY-YIG nuclease family protein: protein MAFLRSSDPDTHGPSEGACFLYVLPCAYEDLLKLGFSRHPLERMQALHPRYYEFFDLDRALLVETDTVRDARDLELRFGRALTEHGAPSPLTVRREAAGHTEWYRGAYRRLADEARQLRAQGHVVHEPLRPWLRKQLENHAQGLYDWAVALLESVQHEPAQLDAPELVGLRRRVVDALDAYVALDLDLDQHLPPALSQWQRMRVR from the coding sequence ATGGCGTTCCTGCGCAGCTCCGACCCCGACACGCACGGCCCCAGCGAGGGCGCCTGCTTCCTGTATGTGCTTCCCTGCGCGTACGAGGACCTGCTCAAGCTCGGCTTCTCGCGGCATCCACTGGAACGCATGCAGGCGCTGCATCCGCGCTACTACGAGTTCTTCGACCTCGACCGCGCATTGCTGGTGGAAACCGACACGGTGCGCGACGCGCGCGACCTCGAACTGCGGTTCGGCCGCGCACTGACCGAACACGGCGCGCCCTCGCCACTGACCGTGCGCCGCGAAGCCGCCGGGCACACCGAGTGGTACCGCGGCGCCTACAGGCGACTCGCGGACGAGGCGAGACAACTGCGCGCGCAAGGCCACGTCGTGCACGAACCGCTGCGACCGTGGTTGCGTAAACAGCTGGAAAACCACGCACAGGGACTCTACGACTGGGCCGTGGCACTGCTCGAAAGCGTGCAGCACGAACCCGCGCAACTCGACGCGCCGGAGCTGGTCGGATTGCGTCGCCGCGTGGTCGATGCACTCGACGCGTACGTCGCGCTTGACCTCGATCTCGACCAGCACCTTCCGCCCGCACTCTCGCAATGGCAGCGCATGCGCGTGCGCTGA
- the lpdA gene encoding dihydrolipoyl dehydrogenase, producing the protein MSEQQNFDVIVIGAGPAGYHAAIRAAQLGLKTACIDAALGKDGKPALGGTCLRVGCVPSKALLDSSRQYYNLQHLFGEHGITTKDAKIDVGTMIGRKDKIVKQFTGGIAMLFKANKITPFYGFGQLQPGNVVTVKQHDGSTVELKATNVILAAGSDSIELPFAKFDGENIVDNVGALDFTETPKRLGVIGAGVIGLELGSVWKRLGAEVTVLEALPDFLAAADSEIAKVAAKEFKKQGLDIKLGAKVSNTEIKSKGKAKEVVVTYTDAEGEKTLTVDKLLVSVGRRAATKGLLADGTGVKLDARGMIEVDAHCHTGVNGVWAVGDCVRGPMLAHKGFEEGIAVAELIAGLPGHVNLDTIPWVIYTEPEIAWVGKTEQQLKAEGTPYKVGTFPFAAIARAVAMGEPAGLVKVIAHEETDLILGMHLVGVGVSELVHEGVLAMEFKGSADDLARICHAHPTLSEAIHDAAMAVSKRAIHKAN; encoded by the coding sequence ATGAGCGAACAGCAGAACTTCGACGTCATCGTCATCGGCGCCGGCCCGGCCGGTTACCACGCCGCCATCCGCGCGGCGCAGCTGGGCCTGAAGACCGCGTGCATCGACGCGGCGCTGGGCAAGGACGGCAAGCCGGCGCTGGGCGGCACCTGCCTGCGCGTGGGCTGCGTGCCGTCGAAGGCGCTGCTGGACAGCTCGCGCCAGTACTACAACCTGCAGCACCTGTTCGGCGAACACGGCATCACCACCAAGGATGCCAAGATCGACGTCGGCACCATGATCGGTCGCAAGGACAAGATCGTGAAGCAGTTCACCGGCGGCATCGCGATGCTGTTCAAGGCGAACAAGATCACGCCGTTCTACGGCTTCGGCCAGCTGCAGCCGGGCAACGTGGTCACCGTCAAGCAGCACGACGGCAGCACGGTCGAGCTCAAGGCCACCAACGTGATCCTCGCCGCCGGTTCGGATTCGATCGAACTGCCGTTCGCCAAGTTCGACGGCGAGAACATCGTCGACAACGTCGGCGCGCTGGACTTCACCGAGACGCCGAAGCGCCTGGGCGTGATCGGCGCGGGCGTGATCGGCCTGGAACTGGGCAGCGTGTGGAAGCGCCTGGGCGCAGAAGTCACCGTGCTCGAAGCCCTGCCCGACTTCCTCGCCGCCGCCGACAGCGAAATCGCCAAGGTCGCCGCCAAGGAATTCAAGAAGCAGGGCCTGGACATCAAGCTGGGCGCGAAGGTCAGCAACACCGAGATCAAGAGCAAGGGCAAGGCGAAGGAAGTCGTCGTCACCTACACCGACGCCGAAGGCGAGAAGACGCTCACCGTCGACAAGCTGCTGGTCTCGGTCGGCCGTCGCGCCGCGACGAAGGGCCTGCTCGCCGACGGCACCGGCGTGAAGCTGGACGCGCGCGGCATGATCGAAGTCGATGCGCACTGCCACACCGGCGTGAATGGCGTCTGGGCCGTGGGCGACTGCGTGCGCGGTCCGATGCTGGCGCACAAGGGCTTCGAAGAAGGCATCGCGGTCGCGGAGCTGATCGCCGGCCTGCCGGGCCACGTCAACCTCGACACCATCCCGTGGGTCATCTACACCGAGCCGGAAATCGCCTGGGTCGGCAAGACCGAGCAGCAGCTCAAGGCCGAAGGTACGCCGTACAAGGTCGGCACCTTCCCGTTCGCCGCGATCGCGCGCGCCGTCGCGATGGGCGAGCCGGCCGGCCTGGTCAAGGTCATCGCCCACGAGGAAACGGATCTCATCCTGGGCATGCACCTAGTTGGCGTCGGTGTCTCGGAGCTGGTGCACGAAGGCGTACTGGCGATGGAGTTCAAGGGCTCCGCCGACGATCTCGCCCGCATCTGCCATGCGCATCCGACGCTGTCGGAGGCCATCCACGACGCGGCGATGGCAGTGTCCAAGCGCGCGATCCACAAGGCCAACTGA
- a CDS encoding DNA topoisomerase IB, whose product MARSNAPANASLDTNGSVESASDGGLVYVNDDEPGLRRRRAGKGFSYVDPDGRHVTDAQTLSRIRALAIPPAYRDVWICRRANGHLQASGRDARGRKQYRYHPRWKVVRDARKFDRIVAFAAALPRLRRVLRRDLARRGFGREKVLAIVVSVLADTLLRVGNVEYERGNRSYGLTTLRNRHVEFLRGGRLHLHFRGKGGQEHDIVLDNARLTRLVRRCQQLPGQMLFQYVDDDGSVQPVDSGQVNDYLREAMGEAFTAKDFRTWGGTLAAIRLLAASDVPLREDGEPDATATTALRNTVIAQVAKSLGNTPAVCRSSYIDPVVFDCWQDGRLQRAVASARGERQWEQAALRLLRRSRKG is encoded by the coding sequence ATGGCTCGATCGAACGCTCCCGCGAATGCCAGCCTCGACACCAATGGCAGTGTCGAGTCCGCCAGTGACGGCGGACTGGTCTATGTGAACGACGACGAGCCCGGTCTGCGTCGGCGCCGCGCGGGCAAGGGATTCAGCTACGTCGATCCGGATGGACGACACGTGACCGACGCGCAGACGCTGTCGCGCATCCGTGCACTTGCCATCCCGCCGGCGTATCGCGATGTGTGGATCTGTCGCCGCGCGAACGGCCATTTGCAGGCGTCGGGACGCGATGCGCGCGGTCGCAAGCAGTATCGCTACCACCCGCGCTGGAAGGTCGTGCGCGATGCGCGGAAGTTCGATCGCATCGTCGCCTTCGCCGCAGCGCTTCCGCGCTTGCGCCGTGTGCTGCGGCGCGACCTGGCGCGGCGAGGGTTCGGTCGCGAGAAGGTGCTGGCGATCGTGGTATCGGTGCTCGCGGATACCTTGCTGCGCGTGGGCAACGTCGAATACGAGCGCGGCAACCGATCGTACGGATTGACGACGCTGCGCAATCGGCACGTCGAGTTCCTTCGCGGCGGGCGCCTGCACCTGCATTTCCGCGGCAAGGGCGGGCAGGAGCACGACATCGTGCTCGACAACGCCCGACTCACGCGTCTGGTGCGGCGATGCCAGCAACTGCCGGGGCAGATGCTGTTCCAGTACGTCGACGACGACGGTTCGGTGCAGCCGGTGGATTCGGGACAGGTCAACGACTACCTGCGCGAGGCGATGGGCGAGGCGTTCACCGCCAAGGACTTCCGCACCTGGGGCGGTACGCTGGCCGCGATCCGCCTGCTCGCGGCGAGCGATGTGCCGCTGCGCGAGGACGGCGAACCCGATGCGACGGCGACGACCGCGCTGCGCAACACAGTGATCGCGCAGGTTGCGAAGTCTCTCGGCAACACGCCGGCGGTGTGCCGCAGTTCCTACATCGACCCGGTGGTGTTCGACTGCTGGCAGGACGGCCGCCTGCAGCGCGCCGTTGCCTCCGCGCGCGGCGAGCGCCAGTGGGAGCAGGCGGCATTGCGTCTGTTGCGGCGCAGCCGGAAGGGGTGA
- the sucB gene encoding dihydrolipoyllysine-residue succinyltransferase, translated as MSTEIKVPVLPESVSDATIATWHKKVGDAVKRDENIVDLETDKVVLEVPSPVDGVIKEIKFKEGDTVTSQQLIAVVEEGAAAAAPAPAAASIDAKNDAAAKDVAAPVQPKAEAPKAAAGVEQLPPGARFTAVTQGIDPAQVEGTGRRGAVTKEDLVNYASGKSAGVAGGARPEERVPMTRIRARIAERLMQSKNSIAMLTSFNEVNLGKVMAMRKELGEQFEKANGIKLGFMSFFAKAAANALQKYPVVNASVDGSDIIYHGYADISIAVSTEKGLVTPVLRNVERMGFADIEKGIADYAKKARDGKLGLDDLQGGTFTITNGGTFGSLMSTPIVNPPQSAILGMHAIKERAIVENGQVIAAPMMYIALSYDHRIIDGKEAVLFLVDIKNQLENPHRMLLGM; from the coding sequence ATGAGCACCGAGATCAAAGTTCCCGTTCTGCCCGAATCCGTCTCCGACGCCACCATCGCGACCTGGCACAAGAAGGTCGGCGATGCCGTGAAGCGCGACGAGAACATCGTCGATCTGGAGACCGACAAGGTCGTGCTCGAAGTGCCCTCGCCCGTCGATGGCGTGATCAAGGAAATCAAGTTCAAGGAAGGCGACACCGTCACCAGCCAGCAGCTGATCGCGGTCGTCGAGGAAGGCGCTGCCGCCGCCGCGCCGGCACCGGCCGCCGCCTCCATCGACGCCAAGAACGATGCCGCCGCCAAGGACGTCGCCGCGCCCGTGCAGCCCAAGGCCGAAGCGCCGAAGGCCGCCGCCGGCGTCGAGCAGCTGCCGCCGGGCGCGCGCTTCACCGCCGTCACCCAGGGCATCGATCCGGCGCAGGTGGAAGGCACCGGCCGTCGCGGCGCGGTGACCAAGGAAGACCTGGTCAACTACGCCTCGGGCAAGAGCGCCGGCGTCGCCGGCGGCGCGCGTCCGGAAGAGCGCGTGCCGATGACCCGCATCCGCGCGCGCATCGCCGAGCGCCTGATGCAGTCCAAGAACTCCATCGCCATGCTCACCTCGTTCAACGAGGTCAACCTGGGCAAGGTCATGGCCATGCGCAAGGAGCTGGGCGAGCAGTTCGAGAAGGCCAACGGCATCAAGCTCGGCTTCATGAGCTTCTTCGCCAAGGCCGCCGCCAACGCGCTGCAGAAGTACCCGGTGGTCAACGCCTCGGTCGATGGCAGCGACATCATCTACCACGGCTACGCCGACATCTCGATCGCCGTGTCGACCGAGAAGGGCCTGGTCACGCCGGTGCTGCGCAACGTCGAGCGCATGGGCTTCGCCGACATCGAGAAGGGCATCGCCGACTACGCCAAGAAGGCGCGCGACGGCAAGCTCGGCCTGGACGACCTCCAGGGCGGCACTTTCACGATCACCAACGGCGGCACCTTCGGTTCGCTGATGTCCACCCCGATCGTCAACCCGCCGCAGAGCGCGATCCTGGGCATGCATGCCATCAAGGAGCGCGCGATCGTCGAGAACGGTCAGGTCATCGCTGCGCCGATGATGTACATCGCGCTGTCCTACGACCACCGCATCATCGACGGCAAGGAAGCGGTGCTGTTCCTGGTCGACATCAAGAACCAGCTCGAGAACCCGCACCGCATGCTGCTGGGCATGTAA
- a CDS encoding DNA-binding protein, whose protein sequence is MAQYPHKDFARRLHQALDYAAFPTARQRTGSVAEAYSVSRETARKWLSGLSLPELERMLEIAVKQKVSFEWLATGRGTLEGKGLHVREQPSKYDDTEELRLIGLMRKLPRKKRRALIHLLEE, encoded by the coding sequence ATGGCCCAATACCCGCACAAGGATTTCGCACGTCGCCTACATCAGGCACTGGATTACGCCGCCTTCCCGACGGCACGCCAGCGCACGGGTTCCGTGGCAGAGGCCTACAGCGTGAGCCGCGAAACTGCCCGCAAGTGGCTCAGCGGGCTGTCGCTCCCGGAGTTGGAGCGCATGCTCGAGATCGCGGTGAAGCAGAAGGTCAGCTTCGAATGGCTCGCCACCGGCCGCGGCACGCTTGAAGGCAAAGGCCTGCACGTGCGCGAGCAACCCAGCAAGTACGACGACACCGAAGAGCTGCGCCTCATCGGCCTGATGCGCAAGCTGCCGCGCAAGAAGCGCCGCGCGCTGATCCATCTGCTGGAAGAGTAA
- a CDS encoding cupin domain-containing protein, with protein MVIAPGGHEGGPDNRHRGADQWLFVVSGTGLAIVEGRRQKLGAGSLIVIERGERHEIRNTGRTLLKTINLYSPPAYRMDEEPLPAGRK; from the coding sequence ATGGTCATCGCTCCGGGCGGCCATGAGGGCGGTCCGGACAACCGCCATCGCGGCGCCGATCAGTGGTTGTTCGTGGTATCCGGCACCGGCCTGGCGATCGTCGAAGGACGACGCCAGAAGCTCGGTGCCGGCAGCCTGATCGTGATCGAGCGAGGCGAGCGGCACGAGATCCGCAATACGGGTCGCACGCTGCTTAAGACGATCAATCTGTATTCGCCGCCGGCTTACCGCATGGATGAGGAACCGCTACCCGCGGGGCGCAAGTAG
- a CDS encoding 2-oxoglutarate dehydrogenase E1 component — MDSLLKQFSQSSQLGANAAFVEDLYEQYLVSPDSVDPKWKAYFDGFKGREAGDVPHSAVIENIAEAGRLAARGVVAVAAGAGDERERQVGRLITAYRSRGHLGANIDPLNLLQKPDAPDLDLAFHQLTNSDLNAEFSTGGVGGFDRMKLGDLLGLLKATYTGPIGAEFMHIADAEQRRWIYERLEKAGGKFGRTAADKKRILERLTAADGLERYLGTKYVGQKRFSLEGGDALIPLMDTTIRRAGEQGAKDVVIGMAHRGRLNVLINTLGKPPRHLFDEFEGKFEHVHSDLAHQGDVKYHMGFSADVATPGGPVHLALAFNPSHLEIVDPVVAGSVRSRQTRRGDKGAEQVLPILIHGDAAFAGQGVVMELFQMSQARGFRVGGTVHIVINNQVGFTTSAVQDARSTLYCTDVAKMVGAPVLHVNGDDPEAVVFCAEMALDFRNKFGKDVVIDLVCYRRHGHNEADEPAATQPVMYQVIRKHKTPRELYAAKLVAEGALSADEAQALVDGYRQKLDDGAVTTEVVEVKPDEFTIDWSKYLSGKLTDPVDTTFERKKLDKLAATINDVPTDLKLHPRVAKIYEDRRKMVAGEQPGDWGFAENLAYATLVDEGYKLRLVGQDCGRGTFFHRHAILHEQTNDEYVLPLRRLVKNPSDVTIIDSLLSEEAVMGFEYGYATADPMTLDIWEAQFGDFANGAQVVIDQFLSSGEAKWGRLCGLALFLPHGYEGQGPEHSSARLERFLQLCALENMIVCTPTTPAQAYHMIRRQMRMTTRKPLVVMTPKSLLRHKLAVSTLDELAKGEFQHLIPDATADVKKVKRVVACGGKVYYDLLEEQQKQGLDDVAILRIEQLYPFPRAMLAAELKRFKNATDVVWCQEEPQNQGAWYQIRHHLAACLQSGQTLHYAGRARSPSPAAGHLADHVAEQTALVADALKNPLRGEITAE, encoded by the coding sequence GTGGACAGTCTCCTGAAGCAGTTCTCCCAGTCCTCCCAGCTCGGCGCCAATGCCGCTTTCGTCGAAGACCTGTACGAGCAGTACCTGGTTTCCCCGGACAGTGTCGACCCCAAATGGAAGGCGTATTTCGACGGCTTCAAGGGTCGCGAGGCCGGTGACGTCCCCCACTCCGCGGTCATCGAGAACATCGCCGAAGCCGGCCGCCTCGCCGCGCGCGGCGTGGTTGCCGTGGCCGCCGGCGCGGGCGACGAACGCGAGCGCCAGGTCGGCCGCCTGATCACGGCCTACCGTTCGCGCGGCCACCTGGGCGCCAACATCGACCCGCTCAACCTGCTGCAGAAGCCGGACGCGCCGGACCTCGACCTGGCGTTCCACCAGCTGACCAATAGCGACCTCAACGCCGAATTCAGCACCGGCGGCGTGGGCGGCTTCGACCGCATGAAGCTGGGCGACCTGCTCGGCCTGCTCAAGGCCACCTACACCGGCCCGATCGGTGCGGAGTTCATGCACATCGCCGACGCAGAACAGCGTCGCTGGATCTATGAGCGCCTGGAGAAGGCCGGCGGCAAGTTCGGCCGCACCGCCGCCGACAAGAAGCGCATCCTTGAGCGCCTCACCGCCGCCGATGGCCTGGAGCGTTACCTCGGCACCAAGTACGTCGGCCAGAAGCGTTTCTCGCTGGAAGGCGGCGACGCGCTGATCCCGCTGATGGACACCACCATCCGCCGCGCCGGCGAACAGGGTGCCAAGGACGTGGTGATCGGCATGGCCCACCGCGGCCGCCTCAACGTCCTGATCAACACGCTCGGCAAGCCGCCGCGCCACCTGTTCGACGAATTCGAAGGCAAGTTCGAGCACGTCCACAGCGACCTCGCCCACCAGGGCGACGTGAAGTACCACATGGGCTTCTCGGCGGACGTCGCCACTCCGGGCGGCCCGGTCCACCTGGCGCTGGCTTTCAACCCGTCGCACCTGGAAATCGTCGACCCGGTGGTCGCCGGTTCCGTGCGCTCGCGCCAGACCCGCCGCGGCGACAAGGGCGCCGAGCAGGTGCTGCCGATCCTGATCCACGGCGACGCCGCGTTCGCCGGCCAGGGCGTGGTGATGGAGCTGTTCCAGATGTCGCAGGCGCGCGGTTTCCGCGTCGGCGGCACGGTCCACATCGTCATCAACAACCAGGTCGGCTTCACCACCAGCGCCGTCCAGGACGCGCGCTCCACGCTGTACTGCACCGACGTGGCCAAGATGGTCGGCGCGCCGGTCCTGCACGTGAACGGCGACGACCCGGAAGCGGTGGTGTTCTGCGCCGAGATGGCGCTCGATTTCCGCAACAAGTTCGGCAAGGACGTGGTCATCGACCTGGTCTGCTACCGCCGCCACGGCCACAACGAGGCCGACGAGCCGGCGGCGACGCAGCCGGTGATGTACCAGGTCATCCGCAAGCACAAGACGCCGCGCGAGCTGTATGCCGCGAAGCTGGTCGCCGAAGGTGCGCTCAGCGCCGACGAGGCGCAGGCGCTGGTCGACGGCTATCGCCAGAAGCTCGACGACGGCGCGGTCACGACCGAAGTGGTCGAGGTCAAGCCGGACGAGTTCACCATCGACTGGTCGAAGTACCTGTCGGGCAAGCTCACCGATCCGGTCGACACCACGTTCGAGCGCAAGAAGCTCGACAAGCTGGCGGCGACGATCAACGACGTCCCGACCGACCTCAAGCTGCATCCGCGCGTGGCGAAGATCTACGAAGACCGCCGCAAGATGGTCGCAGGCGAACAGCCGGGCGACTGGGGCTTCGCGGAGAACCTCGCCTACGCGACGCTGGTCGACGAAGGCTACAAGCTGCGCCTGGTCGGCCAGGATTGCGGCCGCGGCACGTTCTTCCATCGCCACGCGATCCTGCACGAGCAGACCAACGACGAGTACGTCCTGCCGCTGCGCCGCCTGGTGAAGAACCCGTCCGACGTGACCATCATCGACTCGCTGCTCAGCGAGGAAGCGGTGATGGGCTTCGAGTACGGCTACGCCACCGCCGATCCCATGACGCTGGACATCTGGGAAGCGCAGTTCGGCGACTTCGCCAACGGCGCACAGGTGGTGATCGACCAGTTCCTGTCCTCGGGCGAGGCCAAGTGGGGTCGCCTGTGCGGCTTGGCGCTGTTCCTGCCGCACGGCTACGAAGGCCAGGGCCCGGAGCACAGCTCCGCACGCCTGGAGCGCTTCCTGCAGCTGTGCGCGCTGGAGAACATGATCGTCTGCACGCCGACCACCCCGGCGCAGGCGTACCACATGATCCGTCGCCAGATGCGCATGACCACGCGCAAGCCGCTGGTGGTGATGACGCCCAAGTCGCTGCTGCGCCACAAGCTCGCGGTGTCGACGCTGGACGAACTGGCCAAGGGCGAGTTCCAGCACCTGATTCCGGACGCCACGGCCGACGTGAAGAAGGTCAAGCGCGTCGTCGCCTGCGGCGGCAAGGTCTATTACGACCTGCTGGAAGAACAGCAGAAGCAGGGCCTGGACGACGTCGCCATCCTGCGCATCGAACAGCTGTATCCGTTCCCGCGCGCGATGCTGGCCGCCGAACTCAAGCGCTTCAAGAACGCCACCGATGTCGTGTGGTGCCAGGAAGAGCCGCAGAACCAGGGCGCGTGGTACCAGATCCGCCACCACCTCGCCGCCTGCCTGCAGTCCGGCCAGACCCTGCACTACGCCGGTCGCGCGCGTTCGCCGTCGCCGGCCGCCGGTCACCTCGCCGACCACGTCGCCGAGCAGACCGCGCTGGTCGCCGATGCATTGAAGAACCCGCTGCGCGGCGAGATCACCGCCGAGTAA
- a CDS encoding TIGR00730 family Rossman fold protein: MKTLCVYCGSNAGSRPIYTERAIALGTRLAKDGIALVYGGGNVGLMGVVADSVLEAGGEVIGVIPEQLVNWEVAHKGVTRLEVVGSMHERKARMFDLSDGFVALPGGFGTLDEMFEMLTWRQLGIGDKPCAFFDVEGFYTPLMGMLDRMVAERFLHPEQRDDLWHGDDLDAMLAWMHAYKPAQADKWMDEKRRKAMR, translated from the coding sequence ATGAAGACCCTCTGCGTCTACTGCGGCTCCAATGCCGGCTCCCGCCCGATCTACACCGAACGTGCGATCGCGCTGGGCACGCGCCTGGCGAAGGACGGCATCGCGCTCGTTTACGGCGGCGGCAACGTCGGCCTGATGGGCGTGGTCGCCGACTCGGTGCTCGAAGCGGGCGGCGAGGTGATCGGCGTGATCCCCGAGCAACTGGTCAACTGGGAAGTCGCGCACAAGGGCGTGACGCGGCTGGAAGTAGTCGGCTCGATGCACGAGCGCAAGGCGCGCATGTTCGACCTGTCGGACGGCTTCGTCGCCCTGCCCGGCGGCTTCGGCACCCTCGACGAAATGTTCGAAATGCTGACCTGGCGCCAGCTCGGAATCGGCGACAAGCCGTGTGCGTTCTTCGATGTCGAAGGCTTCTACACGCCGCTGATGGGCATGCTCGATCGCATGGTCGCCGAGCGCTTCCTGCACCCCGAACAGCGCGACGACCTGTGGCACGGCGACGACCTCGACGCGATGCTCGCGTGGATGCACGCCTACAAGCCTGCGCAGGCCGACAAGTGGATGGACGAGAAGCGCCGCAAGGCGATGCGCTGA